Proteins encoded within one genomic window of Lynx canadensis isolate LIC74 chromosome B4, mLynCan4.pri.v2, whole genome shotgun sequence:
- the WBP2NL gene encoding postacrosomal sheath WW domain-binding protein yields the protein MAVNQSHTENRCGAFIPSSDSVLMQSQDVDLSFPQQPERSSLFSGTKRGTLFLTSYRVIFVTSHLVSDPMFSFMMPFDLMSNCTVEQPVFAANYIKGTIQAAPDGGWEGQATFKLAFRKGGAIEFAQLMVKAASAAARGVPLGSASYWFSPPGLLVVTGQGNMMCTQQMPCPAYPFVVYGSPQAGYGPPQVEYGHLPWGYGPPPAGYGPPPVGSGAPPGAYRALPVGYGALPAGNETLPTGSENPGAGNQAPPPGYEVSPAGIRAGSGKSVAIQPPGYEASLPPASSSQSHSPSSRN from the exons TGTCTTGATGCAGTCTCAGGATGTGGACCTCTCCTTCCCACAGCAACCAGAGAGATCCAGTCTCTTCAGTGGTACAAAGAGGGGGACACTGTTTCTCACTTCATACCGG GTGATCTTCGTGACTTCACACTTAGTCAGTGAtcccatgttttctttcatgaTGCCATTTGATCTGATGAGTAACTGCACCGTTGAACAACCGGTCTTTGCTGCCAACTACATTAAAGGGACTATTCAGGCAGCTCCGGATG GTGGCTGGGAAGGACAGGCTACTTTTAAATTAGCCTTCAGAAAAGGAGGTGCCATCGAATTTGCCCAGCTGATGGTGAAAGCTGCCTCTGCTG CTGCCAGAGGAGTTCCACTTGGAAGTGCAAGTTACTGGTTCAGCCCTCCAGGACTGCTTGTAGTTACTGGGCAGGGGAACATGATGTGCACGCAACAGATGCCTTGTCCAG cATACCCATTTGTTGTCTATGGATCCCCACAGGCAGGATATGGACCCCCACAGGTGGAATATGGACACCTGCCATGGGGATACGGACCCCCACCAGCAGGATACGGACCCCCACCTGTGGGATCTGGAGCCCCACCAGGAGCATACAGAGCCCTGCCTGTGGGATATGGAGCCCTCCCAGCTGGAAACGAAACCTTACCGACTGGAAGTGAAAACCCAGGGGCTGGAAATCAAGCCCCACCTCCAGGATATGAAGTTTCACCTGCTGGAATTAGAGCTGGGTCTGGCAAATCTGTGGCAATCCAACCTCCTGGGTATGAGGCTTCTCTTCCCCCTGCCTCATCTTCTCAGAGCCATTCACCATCTTCCAGGAATTAA